Proteins from a single region of Vairimorpha necatrix chromosome 6, complete sequence:
- a CDS encoding E3 ubiquitin-protein ligase: protein MDLFDKFQHTIFLYLSVIVCTNSLFDAKDANSALRIEKSRQLSKLNCEKEIKSFYESINRMLMEERATEQVSMHIDRKNLLYSAMAILWVIEVLFDQNHQLMVNYIGEPGIDAGGLTRDFFTLVIPEIFNNENEFFYSPSGDTSKLIPAQNKNNMNTFKRNLAYETLGKLIGLILKKKITADVRFDQIVWKKILEIPLEMGDYGNVDPFYYNSLIQLKNDKILLESLDLRFENEEGEELIKHGKKLKVQQSNIEDYISETLKNKYDKKISEQCEYIKKGLYKIVPKENVKKMSPETLQNLIYGEPEIDVEDWKNNTIYDGRYDPKSKEVKWFWEVVGNYSQEKRSKLLYFCTGSCRPPIGGFKYLKKKDEVYLFHILDVDSDNDKQIPSTNTCSNNFKLPRYSTKGILEKKLDTALEFSDGSFEFS, encoded by the coding sequence ATGgatttatttgataaatttcaaCATACTATTTTCCTTTATTTGTCCGTTATTGTCTGTACTAATAGTCTTTTTGATGCGAAAGATGCCAATTCGGCTTTAAGAATTGAAAAATCTCGACAATTATCAAAGCTCAATTGcgaaaaagaaataaagtCGTTTTATGAATCTATAAACAGAATGTTAATGGAAGAAAGAGCAACAGAACAGGTGAGTATGCATATAGACCGTAAGAATTTATTGTATTCCGCGATGGCTATTCTTTGGGTAATAGAAGTTTTGTTTGATCAAAATCATCAATTGATGGTAAATTATATAGGAGAACCTGGGATTGACGCTGGTGGTCTAACAagagatttttttacattagTTATCccagaaatatttaataatgaaaatgaatttttttattctccAAGTGGGGATACATCTAAACTTATTCCAGCacagaataaaaataatatgaatacttttaaaagaaatttagcTTATGAAACTTTAGGTAAACTTATAGGCTTGATACTTAAGAAAAAGATCACTGCTGATGTTAGATTTGATCAAATTGTatggaaaaaaattttagaaattccATTAGAGATGGGAGATTATGGAAATGTAGAtccattttattataacagTTTGattcaattaaaaaatgataaaattttacttgAGTCTTTAGATCTTAGGTTTGAAAATGAAGAAGGAgaagaattaataaaacatggaaaaaaattaaaagtgCAGCAAAGTAATATTGAAGATTATATATCTGAGacattgaaaaataaatacgataaaaaaatatctgaACAATgtgaatatataaaaaaaggattGTATAAGATTGTTCCAAAAGAGAACGTAAAGAAAATGTCACCAGAAACacttcaaaatttaatttatggCGAACCCGAAATTGATGTGGAAGATTGGAAGAATAATACTATATACGATGGCAGATATGATCCAAAGTCTAAGGAAGTCAAATGGTTTTGGGAGGTAGTGGGAAATTATTctcaagaaaaaagaagtaaacttttatatttttgcaCTGGTTCATGTAGACCGCCAATAGGAGGatttaaatatcttaaaaaaaaggatgaagtatatttatttcacaTTTTAGATGTGGATTCTGACAATGATAAGCAAATTCCAAGTACAAATACTTGCtccaataattttaaacttcCACGGTATTCAACTAAAGGGATTTTAGAAAAGAAATTGGATACTGCATTGGAGTTTTCTGATGGATCTTTTGAATTTAgctaa
- a CDS encoding microtubule integrity protein, whose product MKTSRLELVEWLRDLGININKIEEIGQGTAICKLLNLFHPNVTFNYVKNPSSNYEYLKNLKIPIEKLVQCKLQDNIEFAQWLYKYFIKNYKQIKKNNEESTILNNEESVREKNKKEILENIKNIMKIIMGFYFYILVDIENFLIEYSNIKNM is encoded by the exons ATGAAAACAAGTAGGCTTGAACTTGTTGAATGGCTTAGAGATTTAggaataaatataaataaaatagaagaaataGGTCAAGGCACAGCAATATgcaaattattaaatctttttcatCCCAATGTAACTTTCAATTATGTCAAAAATCCCTCATCAAACTACGAATATCTCAAAAATCTCAAA ATTCCTATTGAAAAACTAGTCCAATGTAAATTACAAGACAATATTGAATTTGCACAATggttatataaatattttataaagaattataaacaaatcaagaaaaataaCGAAGAGTCcacaatattaaataatgaaGAAAGTGTTCgggaaaaaaataaaaaagaaattttagaaaatataaaaaacataatgaAGATCATAAT gggtttttatttttatattttggttgatattgaaaattttttaattgaatattcgaatattaaaaatatgtaa